The genomic DNA GAACAGATCAAAACTGGGAAACTGACTTCTGAAAAAGCAACTGCAACGTATATCAATCACCTGAAAGCAATCAATCCATCGATTAATTGTCTTGTGGAAAATCGTTTCAAGCTTGCTGAAAAAGAAGCTAAAGAAGCTGATCGTTTGTTAAAGGAAGGAAAAACGAAAGGACGGCTTTTCGGCGTGCCGATCAGTGTGAAAGAGTGCTTCAATGTTGAGGGCATGAAAACGACGGGAGGACTGATACACCGTAAGGATCATGTCGTTCAGGAAGATGCCGAGGTAGTCAAGCGGCTGAAATCAGAGGGAGCAATCATCTTAGGAAAGACCAATACGCCTTCATTATGCTATTGTCAGGAGACGGTGAACCCCTTATATGGTACGACGAACAATCCGTGGGATGTTACCTGTAGCTCTGGGGGTTCCAGTGGTGGAGAAGGGGCTCTTATCAGTGTTGGAGGTGCAGCTGTCGGGATTGGAGCGGATATAGGGGGATCAATTCGGATACCGAGTCATTTCAACGGTATCATCGGCTTCAAATCAGGGAATGGTCAAATCAGCCAAGAGGGGAATTATCCTTATATTGAATATGAGGAACAGCAGAGGATGCTTGGAATTGGGGCAATGGCCAAAAGTGTGGAAGACACACGTTTGATTAATGGAATACTTGCTGACAGTAAGACGAGAGAAAATGATCTATCTTCATTCGAACTGATTGTGCCACAGTTCTATCCATGTCCGTTAGGCGTAGAAACGGGGAGGCTCATCCGGACAATCAAGGAGGATTTTGAAACCGACTTTTCCATTAAAACGGATGAACCGCCGCATTTTTCCGACTCCACTCTCATATGGCAACAGCTCATGTCCCTTGATGGGGGAGTAGCACTACGAAAGCATCTGTTGGTGAATGACAAGCAATTAAGTCCGTATGTTGAATTTCTACGATCAAAAGTATCCACCTCGGACATCCATGCTTACTTGTCTTGGGCAATGATCGGAATGCGGTTATTCAAACCTTCGAGAAGAAGACTGAATCAAATAAAGGAGATTCTAAAGACAGGTGATGAACGAATTGGTCGATACTTGGATCGACGATTGATCGTCATGCCAGTTTATCATTCACCTGCTCCAACTCATGGAACGATTTATAAAGAAGTCTTCTCAATCCAAAAAACGTTCCTGCGATACCTTCCTTACATTTCGTATGGGAATGTTTGGGGTCTTCCATCATTAACAATTCCAGTCGGCGAGAGTGCGAAGGGACTGCCTATTGCTGTCCAAATCATGAGTGCCACTGGAAACGAGGATGCAATTTTCAAGTTCGGAGAGCAGTTGGAGAAAAAATATCGAGGCTATCAACGTTGTACAAAATACGACCAATCGGAAGATCAAAAGGCACCAGCTGCCCATTTAGCATAAAGAAAAAAGGGGGAATTCCCCCTTTTTTTCTATTATACCTTGAATAGCT from Pseudalkalibacillus sp. SCS-8 includes the following:
- a CDS encoding amidase: MSILDMDASQIAEQIKTGKLTSEKATATYINHLKAINPSINCLVENRFKLAEKEAKEADRLLKEGKTKGRLFGVPISVKECFNVEGMKTTGGLIHRKDHVVQEDAEVVKRLKSEGAIILGKTNTPSLCYCQETVNPLYGTTNNPWDVTCSSGGSSGGEGALISVGGAAVGIGADIGGSIRIPSHFNGIIGFKSGNGQISQEGNYPYIEYEEQQRMLGIGAMAKSVEDTRLINGILADSKTRENDLSSFELIVPQFYPCPLGVETGRLIRTIKEDFETDFSIKTDEPPHFSDSTLIWQQLMSLDGGVALRKHLLVNDKQLSPYVEFLRSKVSTSDIHAYLSWAMIGMRLFKPSRRRLNQIKEILKTGDERIGRYLDRRLIVMPVYHSPAPTHGTIYKEVFSIQKTFLRYLPYISYGNVWGLPSLTIPVGESAKGLPIAVQIMSATGNEDAIFKFGEQLEKKYRGYQRCTKYDQSEDQKAPAAHLA